The Ruminococcaceae bacterium KH2T8 genomic sequence TACGGTGAGTACGGCGACTACACAGCAGGCGGCGATACATTCATCAACGATATCATCACTACTGCAGGTGCTATCAATGCCGCAGGCGATGTATCCGGCTGGAGCTACTCTCAGGAAGCACTCCTTGAGGCTGATCCTGACTATATCCTCGTACCTTCATGGGGTTATGACGCATTCCTTGAGACTGAGCCCTATTCTTCCCTTACAGCTGTTCAGGAGGGCAGAGTAATCGCCGTAGACAGCAACATGTTCGAGAGACAGGGCCCGAGGAACCTCGACGCAGTCATCCTTATCCAGGAGGCTATTAGCGGCGCTAACGCATCTGCAGCTGAAACAGAAGCTGATGCAGAGGCAGCCTGATCATTTTTATCTTAAGCTGACAGTGGCTGTCATCGCGACTCTTGTCGTGGTGGCAGCCTCATGCTGTCTCGGCAGCAGTCACATATCTATTCGCGAAGTAATCTATTTCCTTTCAGGGATGAAGGATGAGCTGTCACCTACGGCGGTGACCATAATCGGGAAAGTAAGGATCCCCAGAGTCCTGACCGCGGCATTATGCGGCGGGGCGCTCGCATCGGTAGGATGCGTCATGCAGGGTGTCTTTCGTAATCCGATGGCTGATCCTTCAGTCCTGGGAATCTCATCGGGCAGTGCGCTCGGTGCGGCCATAGCTATCGTCTCGGGTCTTAATATCGTGATCATCGGAGACGGATTTACGGGAAGCTACATAGGTGCCGTCATAGGTGCGGCAGTTACATGGGTACTTATCTTTACGATCGCCAGGGGAAGCGGCGAATACGATACGTCTTCGACTCTTCTCGCGGGCATCGCGATCTCGTCTATAATGAGTGCATTCATAACGGTCCTTATGACACTTCACATGGACAGCATGGAGCGTGTCTATATGTGGATGCTCGGAACGTTTTCGGCTTCCACGACATCGAAGACCAAGGTGCTCGCGGTAGTTGTTGCGATCTGCGTTCCGCTCCTTATCTGGGTGAGTCCTCAGATCGATGTCCTAAAGCTCGGCAAGGAGGCAGCCCTCTCAGTGGGAGTTCGTCAGTCCAGGACACTCGGAGCCGTGCTGTGCCTCTCGTCCATACTCCTGGCATTCTGTGTAGCAAATTCCGGTATCATCGGATTTGCAGGTCTTATAATCCCGCATATCGTATCTTTCTTTAAGGTTTACAGGGCGAGACGAAAGCTGATACTATGCTTCTTCGTCGGCGCATGCTTTATGGTGCTCTGCGACTCGGTAGCAAAGACTATCGTAGCCCCGGGTGAGATGGCGATCGGTGCCATCACGAGCCTTATCGGCGCACCTTATTTCCTCTGGCTTCTTGCAGTAAGCAGGGTAAGAGCCGGAAGAAAGGGGATAAAGCTGTGAGCGGCAAGGCACTTAAGGCTGACGGCATCACCGTCAAATACGGAAAGCGGGTCGTGCTCGATTCTTTTACGCATGAATTCGAAGCGGGTAAGATCCACTGCATCTTAGGCCCTAACGGCTGCGGAAAGACGACCCTCGTAAAGGCTCTGATCGAAAGATATGCGTCGGAAGGTCAGATCTCATATGTCCCTCAGGATGTATTCGGTAATGTCGCTCTCACGACTTACGACACGGTCGCGCTCGGTCGCTATGACAAGAGGCGCTTCTTCACGGGACTTACCGCAGAAGATAAGGTCCTCGTAGATAAGGCAGTAGTCGACATGGAGCTTACGGGTCTCGAGGACCGCATATTCGATACGTTGTCAGGAGGAGAGAAGCAGCGCTGCATGACCGCGCGTGCCCTGGCTCAGGACACCGAGTGGACGATCCTTGACGAGCCCTCGTCCAACCTTGATATCAGACATACTCAGATAACGATGAAGAAGCTCGCGGAGCTTAGAGATAAGGAACAGAAGTCCTTTATCGTAGTGCTCCACGATGTTAATACGGCCGCAAGGTTCGCGGACCGCTTCGTCCTCATGAAGGATGGTAAGCTCGTCGCCGTTAAGGAAAGGCTCGATACCGAGACTTTAAGTAATGTATTCGATTCCTCTTTCGAGATGATCAACTCCAGAGAGGGTGTCCCTTTTTTCTGTCCTTTATAACTATCACGGTCATAACGATAAGGATCGGCACGATGATCGCAGTTACCGCAAGTCCGCCCTCGGGACCGAATGATCCGCCCGTGATGATGTCTTTCGCGCCGGAAAGGTAGGAGGTCTTGAGAATCGCGCCGTTGAGCTCCGAGCCGCTGACCTGAAGCCCGTAGAGATTACCCTGACAGAAATTCCATGCCGTATGCGCGCCGCACGTGATCCAGATGCTGCCGCTCTTGTAGGAGATCATGGCAAAGAGGAGCGCGATCAGGAAGAGGTTTACGGAAGCCAAGGGCGTATAGCCGACATTCATGCTGTGGAATACCGAGAATAATATGGATGACAGGAGCATCGACCATGTGAAACCGACTCTCTTTTTGAGGTCGGGGATCATATAGCCTCTGAACATCACTTCTTCGCAGGCGCCCTGAGGGATCCACATGAGGATCGATACGAGTACCAGAGGGATCGATCCGCCGGTGAGAGCCAGGCCTTCGAACCTGAGCTGTCCCGTGATCTTGAGTACCAGGCATACTGCGGACATGAGAGCCGTTCCGAGCACGAGACCCCCGAGATATTTGGTCAGCGAAGACTTCTGAAGCGTAAGTCCGACTGTCGTCATGCAGGTCTTAAGATCGCGGCTCTTTCCGACGGGCATATCCTTACGTGTCTTCAAGACATAGCATGTGATTATGAGAAGGTACCCAAGTCCCATGAGCGCGAGGAAGAGAGGATCCGAGAGGAATATCGATATGACTTCGAAAGAAACCGATATGATCTCGGGGATCGACTTTACGTCGCGAAGGCCTGCAATGAATTCGGCATATCTGCTGTCGCCCGAATACTTGATGATCGTCGGGATGATCGCGAGGATCTGTGCAACCGATAATATTACGAGCGGGTAGGTGATCCTGTCGATCAGGAATTCGGGGAGTGACTTTCTGTATGCGGGATCCGTAAGGAATCTCCTGTCCTTCTTATCCGAATCGGCATCCGTATAGACTGTGAATGCCTCGAGGCTTAGAAGCTTAATGGAGACCATGCAGATGACACCGCTCAGGATGAGCGTTGATATCGTGCAGATCGTTGCGTTAAGGATATCGTAGATATCGCAGTTCGTAAGGATTGACCCGAGGCCGTAGAAATGGCCGTAGATCGGAACCCACTTGTAGACG encodes the following:
- a CDS encoding iron complex transport system permease protein translates to MQRQPDHFYLKLTVAVIATLVVVAASCCLGSSHISIREVIYFLSGMKDELSPTAVTIIGKVRIPRVLTAALCGGALASVGCVMQGVFRNPMADPSVLGISSGSALGAAIAIVSGLNIVIIGDGFTGSYIGAVIGAAVTWVLIFTIARGSGEYDTSSTLLAGIAISSIMSAFITVLMTLHMDSMERVYMWMLGTFSASTTSKTKVLAVVVAICVPLLIWVSPQIDVLKLGKEAALSVGVRQSRTLGAVLCLSSILLAFCVANSGIIGFAGLIIPHIVSFFKVYRARRKLILCFFVGACFMVLCDSVAKTIVAPGEMAIGAITSLIGAPYFLWLLAVSRVRAGRKGIKL
- a CDS encoding CAAX protease self-immunity; protein product: MNKRGITAIAKKAFRNSGGLKSNISGITLAIGIVFTIAFISAIVSLFMPWRDYFYHGDEAYDIVFIHTPESLKRYINENRPEVSMYDSKKYDVSAYDFVEFGKIMHEKGAFILIYFPEDFDERIYSGSEDAPEVLTYYRTDSVLYTEWKEYIVDDYMDDYLNFINAELGKPAVDITEVNISKYPVQTAPETDGWTNATRYAANSVIPLILFIGILYMSMNSGTNVIAGEKEKGTFAAVLLSPIPRKDIIIGNLIGVSMAAAIPAVIFFLICCIVPFYTGVYGFIIGLPLLLSLVIFIAAATLLISVMNDSVVSAQTAYLPLFFILVTICITCIQNVDQAESVYKWVPIYGHFYGLGSILTNCDIYDILNATICTISTLILSGVICMVSIKLLSLEAFTVYTDADSDKKDRRFLTDPAYRKSLPEFLIDRITYPLVILSVAQILAIIPTIIKYSGDSRYAEFIAGLRDVKSIPEIISVSFEVISIFLSDPLFLALMGLGYLLIITCYVLKTRKDMPVGKSRDLKTCMTTVGLTLQKSSLTKYLGGLVLGTALMSAVCLVLKITGQLRFEGLALTGGSIPLVLVSILMWIPQGACEEVMFRGYMIPDLKKRVGFTWSMLLSSILFSVFHSMNVGYTPLASVNLFLIALLFAMISYKSGSIWITCGAHTAWNFCQGNLYGLQVSGSELNGAILKTSYLSGAKDIITGGSFGPEGGLAVTAIIVPILIVMTVIVIKDRKKGHPLWS
- a CDS encoding iron complex transport system ATP-binding protein yields the protein MSGKALKADGITVKYGKRVVLDSFTHEFEAGKIHCILGPNGCGKTTLVKALIERYASEGQISYVPQDVFGNVALTTYDTVALGRYDKRRFFTGLTAEDKVLVDKAVVDMELTGLEDRIFDTLSGGEKQRCMTARALAQDTEWTILDEPSSNLDIRHTQITMKKLAELRDKEQKSFIVVLHDVNTAARFADRFVLMKDGKLVAVKERLDTETLSNVFDSSFEMINSREGVPFFCPL